One Chiloscyllium plagiosum isolate BGI_BamShark_2017 chromosome 12, ASM401019v2, whole genome shotgun sequence DNA window includes the following coding sequences:
- the setd4 gene encoding SET domain-containing protein 4 isoform X3: MTRKALEPGDLVIALPEKCLLTTNTILSSYMGEYIKRWKPCLSPLQALCTFLIAERHFGSRSPWKPYIDVLPKTYTCPVYLPEEVIELFPSPLVKRIHEQKRMVQQLYLASKCFFGSLQPLFSELVEKVFTYDAFRWAWCSINTRTIYMEHKQSEFLTQEPNVYALAPYLDLLNHSPSAQVTAAFNQKSKHYEIRTVTKCRRYEQVFICYGPHDNQRLLLEYGFLTNSNPHNVVYVNKELLCNHISEKDKLVNRKMLFLQDEGLLENLTFGFDGPSWRLLTVLKIFCLRAEEYLQRKKVLLGLSITADNELGSLELAEKICFHLINENQKAMQNISRLLNEIVEVSDHLELVANVRREELQILQASAEVLQNMRVTAPTRS; encoded by the exons GTGGAAGCCTTGTTTGTCTCCCCTCCAAGCCTTGTGTACTTTTCTCATTGCTGAGAGACATTTTGGGAGCCGGTCTCCGTGGAAGCCCTATATTGATGTGTTACCAAAGACATACACATGCCCAGTttatttgccagaggaagtaattgAGCTGTTTCCCAGCCCACTGGTTAAGAGGATTCATGAGCAAAAGAGAATGGTTCAGCAGCTGTACCTTGCTTCGAAATGCTTCTTTGGTTCGTTGCAACCCTTATTTTCAGAGCTTGTAGAGAAAGTTTTTACTTATGACGCCTTCCGCTGGGCTTGGTGCAGTATCAATACCAGGACGATTTATATGGAGCATAAGCAGAGTGAGTTCTTGACCCAAGAACCAAATGTCTATGCCTTGGCACCATATTTGGACCTCCTGAATCACAGTCCCTCTGCTCAG GTAACAGCTGCTTTCAACCAGAAAAGCAAACATTATGAAATCCGAACAGTGACAAAGTGCAGGCGGTATGAGCAGGTTTTCATCTGCTACGGCCCACATGACAACCAGCGGCTCCTGCTGGAGTACGGatttctcacaaacagcaatccaCACAATGTCGTATATGTCAATAAAG AACTCCTTTGCAACCACATTTCTGAAAAGGACAAACTAGTGAACAGGAAGATGTTGTTTCTACAGGATGAAGGCCTCCTGGA AAACCTGACGTTTGGATTCGATGGACCATCTTGGAGGCTTCTGACAGTTCTTAAGATCTTCTGTCTTAGAGCAGAGGAATA TTTACAAAGGAAGAAGGTCTTGCTTGGCCTGTCTATCACTGCTGATAATGAGTTGGGCAGTTTGGAGCTTGCGGAAAAAATCTGTTTCCATCTAATCAATGAAAACCAGAAAGCGATGCAAAAT ATTTCTAGACTATTAAATGAAATTGTTGAGGTTTCAGACCATCTGGAGTTGGTAGCAAATGTTCGAAGAGAAGAACTACAGATACTGCAAGCTTCAGCTGAAGTATTACAAAATATGAGAGTTACTGCTCCCACACGATCATAG